From Caballeronia insecticola, a single genomic window includes:
- a CDS encoding F0F1 ATP synthase subunit delta produces MAELATIARPYAEALFRVAETGDLAGWSTLVEELAQVARLPEVESVASSPKVNRQQIVDLLLAAVKSPLAQSNAQAKNFVGMLVENHRLSLLPEIAVQFDELKNAREGAADAHIVSAFPLEGEQLNDLVASLERKFQRKLKPTVAVDQSLIGGVRVTVGDEVLDTSVRARLASMQTALTA; encoded by the coding sequence ATGGCCGAACTTGCAACCATCGCTCGTCCTTACGCAGAAGCGCTGTTCCGCGTGGCCGAGACCGGCGATCTCGCGGGCTGGTCCACTTTGGTCGAGGAGCTGGCACAGGTTGCGCGTCTGCCCGAAGTGGAATCGGTCGCGTCGAGCCCGAAGGTGAACCGCCAGCAAATCGTCGATCTCCTGCTTGCCGCAGTGAAGTCGCCGCTCGCGCAGAGCAACGCGCAGGCGAAGAACTTCGTCGGCATGCTGGTCGAGAACCATCGCCTGTCGCTGCTGCCGGAAATCGCCGTCCAGTTCGACGAGCTGAAGAACGCCCGCGAAGGTGCGGCCGACGCGCATATCGTGAGCGCGTTCCCCCTCGAAGGCGAACAGTTGAACGACCTCGTTGCAAGCCTCGAACGCAAGTTCCAGCGCAAGCTGAAGCCGACCGTCGCAGTCGATCAGTCGCTGATCGGCGGCGTTCGCGTGACGGTTGGCGACGAAGTGCTCGATACCTCGGTCCGCGCGCGCCTCGCCAGCATGCAGACGGCTCTGACCG